The DNA window CAGCCAGACCAGCAGGATCGCGGCGATTTCCTCTGCGAAGAAGATCGGCTGACCGATCACATAGCGCATCCCGACATTCGCCACGATCAGCGCCACGAACGCCACGACCAGCACCCTGCTGGCCCACCGTTCGGCGCGGGCCAGCAGATGCGAAAGGGTGGACAGCCAGATCATTGGCCTTCGGCATCCGCAATGAAGCGCTGGATGATCTCGTCGCCGGCAAAGCTGTCGCGCACCGCCTGATTGGCCTCGGCAAAGATTTCGGCGCCGTTTTCCAGCCGCACGATCTCGACCTTGCCCTCAAGCGCGGCGAGATTGGCGGTCTCGGCCTCGACCTGCTGCTCGGTGCCCCAGGCCAGCGCCTCTTGCGAGACGGTGGTGAAAGCCTCTTGCTGTTCGGGCGACAGCGACGACCAGGTGCCGGCGTTGACGACCAGGACGGCCGGGAACGGCATGTGGTTGGTGATCGTCAGCCCCTTGGCGACCTCGTCGAACTTCAGCCCGACCAGCGCGTCAAGGTCGATGTCGATGCCTTCCAGCAGGCCGCTTTGCAGGCCCTGATAGACCTCGGTCAGGTTCACCGGCGTCGGCACCGCGCCGATGGCGTCCCACCAGGTCTTCATCGCCGGGAACGGCACGATGCGGATCTTCTTCTGCGCCAGATCGGCGGGGCCGGTGGCCGGGGCGTCCTTCATCAGGATGTGGCGCTGCCCGGCAAAGGTATAGCCCAGCCCGACAAGATTGGCCTGCTGCAACTGATCCTGCATCTCTTGGGCGGCGGGGCTGTCGGCGGCGCTGGCGGCGTCGCGGACATCCGAAAACAGGTAGGGGGTGAACCATCCCTGCAACGAGGGCGCGCGCAGGCTGGTGATGGCGACCGTCATCAGGCCGCTGTCCAGAAGCCCGCTGGACAGCTGCTGGAACATCTCCTGCTCGACGCCCAACTGGCCGGCGGGAAACACCGCCAGCGTCAGATCGCCGCCGGTCGCCTCGGGCAGGTTCTCGGCGATGCGGTTGGCGACCTTGGTCCAGACATGGTTCGGCGGCGTGATCACGCCCATGCGCAACTCGCGCGCATCGGCGGTGCCGGCCCATGAGGCCAGGGCAGTCGTGGCAAGGGCGGCGGCAATGGCCAGCCGGCGGGTCAGTTTCACGATCGACATAAGCGTTCCTCCCTGGATGTCGGTCTTATACGGCGTCGGGTTGACGCGCGGGGTGGGCATCGGCGAATTCGGGCATCGCCTCGCAGGCGGCGCGGATGGCCTGCAACCGCGGCCAGGCGTCGGTGGACAGCCCGAAACGGTCGGCCGAGAACATCTGCGGAATCAGGCAGATATCGGCAAGACCGGGTGTGTCGCCAAAGGTGAAACGGCCTTCATGGGATTGCGCGTCGGCGATGGCTTCGCAGGCGTCCAGCCCTTGGGCGATCCAGTGCCGGCACCAGGCATCGGTGTCGTCCTGATCCCGCCCATAGGTTTCCTTGAGGAAGTTCAGCACCCGCAGATTCTGCAGCGGATGGATTTCGCAGGCGATGATCTGGGCAAAGGCCCGCACATGCGCCCGCTCGGTCGGATCGTCGGGCAGCAGACGCGGGTCGGGATGCGTCTCGTCCAGCCATTCGATGATCGACAGCGATTGCGTCAGCCGCGCCTCGCCCGTGTCCAGCATCGGCACCAGACCCTGCGGGTTCAGGGCCAGATATTCCTTGGTCCGGTGCTCATTCTTGCGCAGGTTCACCGCGACGAACTCGGGCGCGATCCGCTTCAGATTGAAGGCGATGCGGCAGCGATAGGCCGACGACGACCGGAAATAGCCATGAAACGTCATCATTCGGGCTGACCCACGGTCAACTCCACCGGGTCCAGCCCATCGATCGTGCCGCGGATCACGGCACCGGGGTCGACCGCGCCGACGCCCGCCGGGGTGCCGGTATAGATCAGGTCGCCCGGCGCGAGGTGATAGAATTTCGACAGATCCGAGATCAGTTCGGCGACCGACCAGATCAGGTCCGACAGGCGCGCATCCTGACGCAGTTCGCCGTCGACCGTCAGCTGAACCTTCTGATCGCCGATCTCACCGAAATCGGCGGCCTTTGTCAGCGCCGCGATGACCGAGCTGCCCTCGACATCCTTGCCCAGATCCCAGGGCCGGCCCTTTTCGCGGGCCACCAGCTGCAAATCGCGGCGCGTCATGTCCAGCCCGGCAGCGTAGCCATAGACCGCCTGCATCGCCTCGTCGACGGACACCCGGAACACCGGTTTGCCGATGGCCACGACGAACTCCATCTCATAGTGAAAGTTCTTCGTGCCGGGCGGATAGGGATAGGTCTCGCCCGAAGGCAGGATCGTCAGCGCGGACTTGGTGAAATAGAACGGCGCCTCGCGATCCACCTCGACCCCCATCTCGGCGGCATGGGCGGCATAGTTCCGCCCGACGCAGAAGACGCGGTGCACGGGATATGCGGCAGATTCGCCGTTGACGGGAACGGTGGGCCAAGCGGGCGATTCAAAAAGGGTCTGGCTCATCAATCAAGTCCTCTCGTTCATCTGTCGGTCAGTTGCTTCATCGGGAATCCGCGCCACCGGTTGCGGCACGGAAATGATCGGGTCTTTGGGGCCGCGGCCGCGGAAACGTGGCGAAACGTGCCTGTCGTCATAGTCGTGGATTTTCAGCCTGACGCCAGATTTTCTTTCAACGCCGCCGGCAGGTCGCGGGTCCGGCCTCCGGCGCGAAGATCCAGGGCCGCGCGCCACAGGGTTTCGGCATGCAGCCGGGGCATGTCGCGCGCGGGCATTCGGCCACAGGACAGATTGACCTCGGTATCCCATTCGGCATCGGTCAGGTCGCGCCAGACGACGTTCAGATGCACCTCGGCATGGGCTGCCAGATGGCGCAGGGCGCGGGAGGGCAGGGTTTCGGCCAGATCAAGGGCGGCGGTTCCGGTCTCGGCCCGGTCGCCCTGTTTTCCGGTCGCATCCTCAAGCGCCTGCGCGATCTCGCGCGCCTCCAGCGCGGCGGCGGCGATCACCCGGCGCCGGGTCCAGCCCTCGCGGGCCGAGACGGTCCACAGGGCTGCCTCGTCCAGACCGTTCACGATCCGCGCCAGATAGGCGGTGCCGCGGCGCGCCATGTCCAGCGCCTCGGCCGGGGCGGTTTCGGCGTCATAGCGTGCCCCGGCCCCCTGGCGCGCGCGCAGCTCGGCGCGCGCTTCGTCGAGGCTGCTCATGCCTCGGCCTCGACCAGCGTGCGCTGAAAGTTCAGCCGTTCGATGATCGGGGCATCCGAAAAGCGGAACAGGTCGAACTGCGTTTCGGCCTGCAACGACCAGGCGACCCAGGACGGGATGACGAAGATGTCGCCCTTTTCAAGTTTCCGGGTCTCGCCGTTCATCACCACCGCGCCGCGCCCCTCGAACACCTGGAACACGGTCGAGCCGACTTCGCGCCGCGTGGGCGTCTCGGTGCCTTCGCGCAGCCGGTGGAATTCGGCCCGGATGGTCGGCATCACGTCGCCGCCAGTGGTCGGGTTGACGTAACGCACCGCCGCGTGGCCCTGTTCGACCGTCGCCGGCTGACCCTCATCCTCCAGCAGCAATTGCTGGGTCAGGGCCTCATCGGTGAATTTCCAGCGATAGGCGCCGATCGGGCTGGCCGCGGTGTTCTGCAACTGCGACAGCGGGCGCAGGCCCGGATGGCACCACAGCCTTTCGCTGCGGGAATAGCGCGGGGTGGCATAATCGGTCACGCGGTCGGCGCCGAACTCGAAGAAGCCCACATCGTTCTGGAAGCTGAACGGAATGTCCAGACCGTCGATCCAGGCCATGGGATGATCGGTGTCGTTGTGATGCCCGTGAAAGCACCAGCCCGGCGTCAGCAGGAAATCCCCGCGCGACATCCGCACCGGATCGCCGTTGACGACCGTCCAGACGCCTTCGCCCTCGATCACGAAGCGGAATGCGTTCTGCGAATGGCGATGTTCGGGCGCGGTCTCGCGCGGGCCCAGATACTGGATCGCGCACCACAGCGTGGGCGAGATATAGGCCTCGCCGCCAAGGCCGGGATTGGCGAGGCCAAGGGCCCGCCGCTCGCCGCCGCGGCCGACGGGGACCAGATCGCCCGATTGCTTGGCCAGCGGATAAAGATCGGACCATTTCCAGACATGCGCGACGGCTTTTGGCCGGGGCTGCTGGGGCATCAGGTCGCCAAGCTGCGTCCATAGCGGGTTCAGGTGGTTGTCCTTGAACCCCTGATACAGGCGACGCAGTTCGGGGGTGTCTTCGGGTTGCATGGCGTTGTCCATCGTTCCTCCTCCAGGGCGATTCGCTGTGCGTTATGATACGTATACTAATTGTTAGTCTACGTGTAAACAGCGGACTTGCTATTGCGGCGCGCGGCGTTAAAGCTGTGCTGATGACCAAGATATACGATCTTCCCGGCCACCAGATCCGGCGCCTGCACCAGATTTCGGTCGCGCTTTTCGCCGCGCAGACCAAGGCGGCGGGTTTCGACCTGACGCCGGTGCAGTATGGCACGCTGTCGACCGTGCGCGATCATCCCGGCATCGACCAGGCGACACTGGCCGGCCTGATCGCCCATGACCGGGTCACCATCGGCGGGGTGATCTCGCGGCTGGAGGCGAGGGGGTATCTGACCAGAACGGTGCGCAAGGACGATCGCCGGGCCCGCAGCCTGACCCTGACCGAGCGCGGCGAATCCCTGCTGAAAACGATCCAGCCGGCGATCCGCGCGACGCAGGACCAGATGATGGCCCCGCTGAACGAGGATGAGCGCGCCGAATTCATGCGCCTGATCGGACGCCTGACCGAGACGGGAAACCGCTTCAGCCGCGCCCCTTACGAGAATTGCATGGAATAGATCGGTGCGCGGCATTGCGGAGCCGACCGATCTGCCGCCTCGCGCCGGCTGCCGCGAACGCGACGTCCTCTGCGCATCCTTTCGTCACGCTGCGACGCAGATGTTCCGGCGCATCGCCGAACGCCCGGATCGCGTCACCGCGAGGAAAGGCTATGGTGCGCCTGGCGCGATACCGGGGGCGCTTTGCGCGGCACAATCGCGCAGCGCCTGCAACCCCCGATCATCCGCGTCTTCGTCACGCCCGCCCATGACGATTGCGCCTCAGTCGACCGGCGGCCGCGACCGCACGACGCGGTCTTCCTCGTCATGCGCGGTCCTGATCGCGTCCCGGGCGTCCTGGGGCAGGGCGTCGACGTCCAGAACCACCTTGCCGTCATGGACCGAGGCGATCTGTTCCGCGTCGATCCGCTGATCGCCGAATCCTTCGATGTAGATCACGATATGATCGTCGGAAACGTCCCGCACGGCGCCGATGCCGACGGCCCCTTCGCGGGCAAACACTTCCCATTCGCGCCTGATATTGGACATCTTCATTCTTGGTGCTTCCTTGTGTTCAGGGTCGGATCATTTCACGAGTTCATCGTCGATGAAGCAATAGGACCAGATTTCCCGTGGCTCCATGGACGATATGATCGGATGCTGCGACGTCTCCCAGTGTTTTCGCGCATGGCGGTTCGGGGAACTGTCGCAACAGCCGACATGTCCGCAGGTGCGGCAGATGCGCAGATGCACCCAGCTTGACCCCGTTTCGACACATTCCGGACACACCGCCCCCTCCTTGTCGCCCTCGGACGGGCGCGGGATCGTCATCATGTTCTTGTGCGTGCAGGTCACGAAAGCTCCTCCGAAGGTCAGGTTCGATCCGACCGTGCCACATATCGCGGCACGGGTCCAAGTTAAGCGCAGAGGAGGCATCCGGTTCCCTCGCTCCGGCAAGGGGAACAGCGGCGGGCGGTTTCCTGACCCCGTGAAACGTCACCTGTCAGGAACAAAGGCGGGTGCGCGCAGCAGGCGCAGGCCGTTCAGAACCACCAGCACCGTGCCGCCCTCGTGGCCGATCACGGCCAGCGGCAGGGGCAGGTCGAAGAACAGACCGCCGGTGACCAGCACGACCATGGCGCCCATGGCGAAGATCAGGTTCTGGCGGATGATCGTCGCGGTTCGCCGCGCCAGCCGGTGCGCCGCCGCAAGCTGCGTCATGTCTTCGGACAAAAGCGCGACATCGGCGGCCTGAAGCGCGACCTCGGACCCCGCAGCACCCATCGCGATCCCCACATCCGCACGCGCCAGCGCCGCCGCATCGTTGACCCCGTCGCCCACGAAGGCGACCTTGCCGCCGGTCGCAAGCTGACCGACCATGCGCACCTTGTCCTCGGCCAGCAGATCGGCATGGACCCGGTCCGGCTGAAAGCCCAGCTCCGCGCCGATCCGCACCGCGACCGGCCGGCGGTCGCCGGTCATCATCACGATCCGCGTGACGCCGCTGTCGCGAAGGGCCGACAGCGCCGGCGCCGAACTTTCGCGGACCCGATCGGCAAGGCTGACCGCGCCTAACACGCGGTCGTCGCGTCCGAAATAAATGACCGTCTCGGTATCATCGGCCAGCGCCCGCAGGGCCGGATCGTCGATTGCCGCCCCCATCCGTGCGGCGATGCGCGCGTTCCCGGCCCACAGCGTGCCGCCGTCCGCGTTCCCCGTGATCCCCTCGCTTGGCAGGGCGGTCACGTTGCGCACCTCGACGGGGGCGATGTCGCGGCGCGCGGCCTCCTGCCGGATCGCGGTGGCGCTGTGATGTTCCGACTGCGCCTCCAGCCCGGCCAGCAGGGACAGGAACCGCGCCTCGTTCCCGTCAAGCGCGACCACATTGGTGACCGAGGCCTTGCCGGTGGTCAGCGTTCCGGTCTTGTCGAAGGCAAAAGCGTCGATGGCCGCAAGGGTTTCCAGCGCCGCGCCGCCCTTGAACAGCACGCCCTTGCGGGCGGCGGCCGACAGGGCCGACAGGATCGCGGCGGGGACCGAGATCACGATGGCGCAGGGGCTGGCCGCGACCAGCAGCACGGCTGCGCGATACAGCGCCTCGTGCCAGTCGCCCTCGATCCAGCGAAAGACCGCGAAGGCCAGGACCGCGCCCAGCAGGACCGCGACCGTGTATCGCTGGCCGAACCATTCGCTGAAGCGTTCCGAGGGCGCCTTGGCCGCCTGCGCCTCGGTCACCAGCGCGATCATCTGCGCGACGGTGCTGTCGGCGACGGTTTTCGTGACGGTGGCGTCCAGCACCCCGTCCAGGTTCACCGTCGCCTCGAAGATCATGTCGCCCTGCTGCTTGGTGACGGGCATGGATTCGCCGGTGATGTTGGCCTCGTCCAGCGCGCCGCGTCCGGCGGCGATCACCGCGTCGGTGGGCACCCGCGCGCCGGGCCGCAGCACGAAGATGTCGCCCACCTCAAGCGCCGCGACGGGGATTTCGTTCACGTGGCCGTCGGGTGCCTTGCGCAAGGCCGTCTCGGGTCGCAGGGCCATCAGCGCCTCGACCGCGCGGCGCGCCCTTCCAAGCGCACGATCCTCCAGCGTGGTCGAGACGCTGAACAGCGTCAGCAGCACCGCACCTTCAAAGGGCGCGCCGACCGCCGCGGCGGCAATGGCGGCCACCACCATCAGCAGGTCGATATCCAGAACGCGGTCCCGCCACAGCGCAATCAGCGCCCGCCACGCCGCAGGCAGGCCGCCGGCCAGATACACAAGCACCAGACCGGCGTTCGACGCCCGGTCGGCGGTCACGCCCTGCATCGGCCAAAGCCCAAGCGTCGCGATGACCATCCCGAGGACCGTGAGGGCCGTCAGCATCATCCCCCGATCCACGGCGCGCAGTTTTTTCACATCGTCCACCCGGTGTCGCAACAGGAACGTGACCGTTACCATGCCCCTGCCATCGGTTGCCAGCCGGGCGGTTTGCATCCGCGACCGGAACGAGAGAGCATGAAGCGGAGGGGAGGCAGCAGCATGGACGAAAAACCCGGCGGCAAACCATGGCAAGAGGTTCTTGCGTTCTGGTTCCCCGAAGGCCGCGCGCTTGACATCGACGCGGACGCTCACAAGGCGCACTGGTTCTGGCGCATGCGTGGCGGCGCGCATGACGATGTCATCCGGCGCTTCGCGGACCTCACGGCAACGG is part of the Paracoccus stylophorae genome and encodes:
- a CDS encoding MarR family winged helix-turn-helix transcriptional regulator, translated to MTKIYDLPGHQIRRLHQISVALFAAQTKAAGFDLTPVQYGTLSTVRDHPGIDQATLAGLIAHDRVTIGGVISRLEARGYLTRTVRKDDRRARSLTLTERGESLLKTIQPAIRATQDQMMAPLNEDERAEFMRLIGRLTETGNRFSRAPYENCME
- the maiA gene encoding maleylacetoacetate isomerase; the protein is MMTFHGYFRSSSAYRCRIAFNLKRIAPEFVAVNLRKNEHRTKEYLALNPQGLVPMLDTGEARLTQSLSIIEWLDETHPDPRLLPDDPTERAHVRAFAQIIACEIHPLQNLRVLNFLKETYGRDQDDTDAWCRHWIAQGLDACEAIADAQSHEGRFTFGDTPGLADICLIPQMFSADRFGLSTDAWPRLQAIRAACEAMPEFADAHPARQPDAV
- a CDS encoding fumarylacetoacetate hydrolase family protein, giving the protein MSQTLFESPAWPTVPVNGESAAYPVHRVFCVGRNYAAHAAEMGVEVDREAPFYFTKSALTILPSGETYPYPPGTKNFHYEMEFVVAIGKPVFRVSVDEAMQAVYGYAAGLDMTRRDLQLVAREKGRPWDLGKDVEGSSVIAALTKAADFGEIGDQKVQLTVDGELRQDARLSDLIWSVAELISDLSKFYHLAPGDLIYTGTPAGVGAVDPGAVIRGTIDGLDPVELTVGQPE
- a CDS encoding UBP-type zinc finger domain-containing protein; protein product: MTCTHKNMMTIPRPSEGDKEGAVCPECVETGSSWVHLRICRTCGHVGCCDSSPNRHARKHWETSQHPIISSMEPREIWSYCFIDDELVK
- a CDS encoding maleylpyruvate isomerase N-terminal domain-containing protein → MSSLDEARAELRARQGAGARYDAETAPAEALDMARRGTAYLARIVNGLDEAALWTVSAREGWTRRRVIAAAALEAREIAQALEDATGKQGDRAETGTAALDLAETLPSRALRHLAAHAEVHLNVVWRDLTDAEWDTEVNLSCGRMPARDMPRLHAETLWRAALDLRAGGRTRDLPAALKENLASG
- a CDS encoding heavy metal translocating P-type ATPase, encoding MMLTALTVLGMVIATLGLWPMQGVTADRASNAGLVLVYLAGGLPAAWRALIALWRDRVLDIDLLMVVAAIAAAAVGAPFEGAVLLTLFSVSTTLEDRALGRARRAVEALMALRPETALRKAPDGHVNEIPVAALEVGDIFVLRPGARVPTDAVIAAGRGALDEANITGESMPVTKQQGDMIFEATVNLDGVLDATVTKTVADSTVAQMIALVTEAQAAKAPSERFSEWFGQRYTVAVLLGAVLAFAVFRWIEGDWHEALYRAAVLLVAASPCAIVISVPAAILSALSAAARKGVLFKGGAALETLAAIDAFAFDKTGTLTTGKASVTNVVALDGNEARFLSLLAGLEAQSEHHSATAIRQEAARRDIAPVEVRNVTALPSEGITGNADGGTLWAGNARIAARMGAAIDDPALRALADDTETVIYFGRDDRVLGAVSLADRVRESSAPALSALRDSGVTRIVMMTGDRRPVAVRIGAELGFQPDRVHADLLAEDKVRMVGQLATGGKVAFVGDGVNDAAALARADVGIAMGAAGSEVALQAADVALLSEDMTQLAAAHRLARRTATIIRQNLIFAMGAMVVLVTGGLFFDLPLPLAVIGHEGGTVLVVLNGLRLLRAPAFVPDR
- a CDS encoding TRAP transporter substrate-binding protein, encoding MSIVKLTRRLAIAAALATTALASWAGTADARELRMGVITPPNHVWTKVANRIAENLPEATGGDLTLAVFPAGQLGVEQEMFQQLSSGLLDSGLMTVAITSLRAPSLQGWFTPYLFSDVRDAASAADSPAAQEMQDQLQQANLVGLGYTFAGQRHILMKDAPATGPADLAQKKIRIVPFPAMKTWWDAIGAVPTPVNLTEVYQGLQSGLLEGIDIDLDALVGLKFDEVAKGLTITNHMPFPAVLVVNAGTWSSLSPEQQEAFTTVSQEALAWGTEQQVEAETANLAALEGKVEIVRLENGAEIFAEANQAVRDSFAGDEIIQRFIADAEGQ
- a CDS encoding cupin domain-containing protein; protein product: MDNAMQPEDTPELRRLYQGFKDNHLNPLWTQLGDLMPQQPRPKAVAHVWKWSDLYPLAKQSGDLVPVGRGGERRALGLANPGLGGEAYISPTLWCAIQYLGPRETAPEHRHSQNAFRFVIEGEGVWTVVNGDPVRMSRGDFLLTPGWCFHGHHNDTDHPMAWIDGLDIPFSFQNDVGFFEFGADRVTDYATPRYSRSERLWCHPGLRPLSQLQNTAASPIGAYRWKFTDEALTQQLLLEDEGQPATVEQGHAAVRYVNPTTGGDVMPTIRAEFHRLREGTETPTRREVGSTVFQVFEGRGAVVMNGETRKLEKGDIFVIPSWVAWSLQAETQFDLFRFSDAPIIERLNFQRTLVEAEA